From one Catenuloplanes nepalensis genomic stretch:
- a CDS encoding enoyl-CoA hydratase/isomerase family protein — translation MTIRTARDGRVLTVLIDEPPHNYMARPLIEALQSVVREVERDPGIGAVVVGSAVPGRYITHWDIAELSATAESAPRLPVAGARVLLGAVRALTALGAGPILRKSRLAGVHGIVRWHDLVLRIMRSPAVWIAAIDGPCGGGGLEMSVFFDQRIASARSSFVVPELTIGLTTTLGAQRLTHLVGPARALRMLLDGEPYTASEALDLGLIDKVCAVGVMAEAQRLAGRYARRPRVQVGRQKQLINRAYQATARATLTGEGVSQIAGVPSAATRSALRRWLEMRRPDGESVFLTDMRPWADGTAIDLNPPPPER, via the coding sequence GTGACCATCAGGACCGCGCGGGACGGCCGCGTTCTCACCGTGCTGATCGACGAGCCGCCGCACAACTACATGGCACGGCCGCTGATCGAAGCGTTGCAGTCCGTGGTGCGGGAGGTGGAGCGCGATCCGGGGATCGGTGCGGTGGTGGTCGGGAGTGCGGTGCCGGGGCGGTACATCACGCACTGGGACATCGCGGAGCTGTCCGCGACCGCGGAGTCCGCGCCGCGGCTGCCGGTGGCCGGTGCGCGGGTGCTGCTGGGTGCGGTGCGGGCGCTGACCGCGCTCGGGGCCGGGCCGATACTGCGGAAGTCCCGGCTGGCCGGGGTGCACGGCATCGTGCGCTGGCACGATCTGGTGCTGCGGATCATGCGGTCGCCCGCGGTGTGGATCGCGGCGATCGACGGGCCGTGCGGCGGCGGTGGGCTGGAGATGTCGGTCTTCTTCGACCAGCGGATCGCGTCGGCGCGGTCGTCGTTCGTGGTGCCGGAGCTGACCATCGGGCTGACCACCACGCTCGGCGCGCAGCGGCTGACGCACCTGGTCGGGCCGGCGCGGGCGCTGCGCATGCTGCTGGACGGCGAGCCGTACACCGCGTCGGAAGCCCTTGATCTGGGTTTGATCGACAAGGTCTGCGCGGTCGGCGTGATGGCGGAGGCGCAGCGGCTCGCCGGGCGGTACGCGCGCCGGCCCCGGGTCCAGGTCGGACGGCAGAAGCAGCTGATCAACCGGGCTTATCAGGCGACCGCGCGGGCCACGCTGACCGGCGAGGGTGTCTCGCAGATCGCGGGCGTGCCGAGCGCGGCCACCCGGTCGGCGCTGCGCCGCTGGCTGGAGATGCGGCGGCCGGACGGGGAGAGCGTGTTCCTCACCGACATGCGCCCATGGGCGGACGGGACGGCGATCGATCTGAACCCACCGCCGCCGGAACGCTGA
- a CDS encoding glycoside hydrolase family 76 protein: MRRTVIGSIVLAVAAAGGLVAQTSVSSASVSSASVSSADVVAAAAICNIHCDGRDAGQAGGDRTPVSGTIHGRTVRVHASDPDAMIWGTIENGSPGDEVWLDRSFDGGRSWASGSRLGFVTVPAGQRSARSPMFNVDDWGTRGVGVLRACGRASDRPEIACTPWARSDWNAGDRKRAAATALMMRYDQGTGLFDGNAWWTSANAMSALIENIRVSGMGSYTYAIANTYDRQINAAQGQFRNEYIDDTGWWGLTWLAAYDLTGDTRYLDTARADADHMHGFWDTVCGGGVWWRNDRQYKNAIANSLYIQLNAEIAQRTGNAVYRQRAEAGWAWFRGTGMINGDNLVIDGISLQTCKGVSGPLTYNQGVLINALTGLNKLTGNAEALATARRLADAVTVSGRLTQNGILREPGEQDACTGDQPAWKGAFARGLGVLDRATGGAYTPWLRRNADTIYANDRNSFDAYGSHWSGPYIDTDHSCQQSALDLLNTV; encoded by the coding sequence ATGAGGCGCACAGTCATCGGATCGATCGTGCTGGCCGTGGCGGCCGCGGGCGGGCTGGTCGCACAGACGTCCGTGAGCTCGGCGTCCGTGAGCTCGGCGTCCGTGAGCTCGGCCGACGTCGTCGCGGCCGCGGCGATCTGCAACATCCACTGCGACGGGCGGGACGCCGGGCAGGCCGGCGGTGATCGGACGCCGGTCAGCGGCACGATCCACGGCCGGACCGTGCGCGTGCACGCCAGCGACCCGGACGCGATGATCTGGGGCACGATCGAGAACGGCTCGCCCGGCGACGAGGTGTGGCTGGACCGGTCGTTCGACGGCGGCCGCAGCTGGGCCTCCGGCAGCCGGCTCGGCTTCGTCACGGTCCCGGCCGGGCAGCGCTCGGCCCGGTCGCCGATGTTCAACGTGGACGACTGGGGCACCCGCGGCGTCGGCGTGCTGCGCGCCTGCGGCCGGGCGAGCGACCGGCCGGAGATCGCGTGCACGCCGTGGGCGCGCAGCGACTGGAACGCCGGTGACCGCAAGCGCGCGGCCGCGACCGCGCTGATGATGCGCTACGACCAGGGCACCGGGCTGTTCGACGGGAACGCGTGGTGGACCAGCGCGAACGCGATGTCCGCGCTGATCGAGAACATCCGGGTCTCCGGCATGGGCAGCTACACGTACGCGATCGCGAACACCTACGACCGGCAGATCAACGCGGCGCAGGGGCAGTTCCGCAACGAGTACATCGACGACACCGGCTGGTGGGGGCTGACCTGGCTGGCCGCCTACGACCTGACCGGCGACACGCGCTACCTCGACACCGCGCGGGCCGACGCGGACCACATGCACGGCTTCTGGGACACCGTGTGCGGTGGCGGCGTCTGGTGGCGCAACGACAGGCAGTACAAGAACGCGATCGCGAACAGCCTCTACATCCAGCTGAACGCGGAGATCGCGCAGCGCACCGGCAACGCGGTCTACCGGCAGCGCGCCGAGGCGGGCTGGGCGTGGTTCCGCGGCACCGGCATGATCAACGGTGACAACCTGGTGATCGACGGGATCAGCCTGCAGACGTGCAAGGGCGTCAGCGGGCCGCTCACGTACAACCAGGGTGTCCTGATCAATGCGCTGACCGGGCTGAACAAGCTGACCGGCAACGCCGAGGCGCTCGCCACCGCGCGCCGCCTCGCGGACGCGGTCACGGTCTCCGGCCGCCTCACCCAGAACGGCATCCTGCGCGAGCCCGGCGAGCAGGACGCCTGCACCGGCGACCAGCCCGCCTGGAAGGGCGCGTTCGCCCGGGGCCTCGGCGTGCTGGACCGCGCGACCGGCGGCGCCTACACGCCGTGGCTGCGCCGCAACGCGGACACGATCTACGCCAACGACCGGAACAGCTTCGACGCGTACGGATCACACTGGTCCGGCCCGTACATCGACACCGACCACAGCTGCCAGCAGAGCGCGCTGGACCTGCTCAACACGGTCTGA
- a CDS encoding AAA family ATPase: protein MTDHSTLVLIRGNSGSGKSTTAREVRRRYGRGCALLEQDQLRRVVLREHDSSRIDPVAPAFIAATARAALGLGYHVVLEGILHTERYAAVLHDLVAEHPGPAHAYYFDLSFEETVRRHHTLPYRVGFTPEDMRGWYTPRDLLGLAGEHLIPESAGLEDAVTLVLETSGLGAAPPRTPCPTRCPHCADAVQL, encoded by the coding sequence GTGACCGACCACTCGACGCTGGTGTTGATCCGCGGCAATTCGGGCAGCGGAAAGTCGACTACGGCGCGCGAGGTCCGCCGGCGGTACGGCCGGGGCTGCGCGCTGCTGGAGCAGGACCAGCTGCGCCGCGTGGTGCTGCGCGAGCACGACAGCTCCCGCATCGACCCGGTCGCGCCCGCGTTCATCGCCGCGACCGCCCGGGCCGCGCTCGGCCTCGGATATCACGTGGTGCTGGAGGGCATCCTGCACACCGAGCGGTACGCGGCCGTGCTGCACGACCTGGTCGCGGAGCATCCCGGCCCGGCGCACGCGTACTACTTCGACCTGTCGTTCGAGGAGACGGTCCGCCGGCACCACACGCTCCCCTACCGGGTCGGCTTCACGCCGGAGGACATGCGCGGCTGGTACACGCCCCGGGACCTGCTCGGCCTGGCGGGCGAGCACCTCATCCCGGAGTCGGCCGGCCTGGAGGACGCCGTGACGCTGGTGCTGGAGACCAGCGGCCTCGGCGCCGCACCGCCGCGGACACCGTGCCCGACCCGCTGTCCGCACTGCGCGGACGCGGTCCAGCTGTGA
- a CDS encoding CPBP family intramembrane glutamic endopeptidase encodes MAPRVVLTAVGGALFVLAPLLLVLTGNTEIVTSSDDGAGGRPLWTAVVPVLVGMALIRLVPPSLPRMPVVEGGARTAIVRQVWWLAGIAVAFPVLVAVVGGQSPAYPVVKVVLFLGGALLVTRLVRAELPQAVPARWFWVVPAIAGWGVLAFWVPSDLAVYREMDRVFLVAAMTITFLTASVLEEWFYRVTLQTRLEAVAGRWPAIVATSLLFAAMHIPSHLGDGHVWVSLGAMIAFQGFFGLFAGYLWSRYRRFGALVVVHGAVNALPLLPVFLS; translated from the coding sequence ATGGCTCCGCGTGTTGTGCTGACTGCTGTGGGTGGTGCGCTGTTCGTGTTGGCGCCGCTTCTGCTGGTGCTGACCGGGAACACCGAGATCGTGACCTCGTCGGACGACGGGGCGGGTGGGCGGCCACTGTGGACCGCGGTCGTGCCGGTGCTGGTGGGGATGGCGCTGATTCGGCTGGTGCCGCCGTCGCTGCCGCGGATGCCGGTGGTGGAGGGCGGTGCGCGGACGGCGATCGTGCGGCAGGTGTGGTGGCTGGCAGGGATCGCGGTGGCGTTTCCGGTGCTGGTGGCGGTCGTGGGTGGACAGTCGCCGGCGTACCCGGTGGTCAAGGTGGTTCTGTTTCTCGGCGGCGCGCTGCTGGTCACCCGGCTGGTGCGGGCCGAGCTGCCGCAGGCCGTACCCGCGCGGTGGTTCTGGGTGGTTCCGGCGATCGCCGGGTGGGGCGTGCTGGCGTTCTGGGTGCCGTCGGATCTGGCCGTCTACCGGGAGATGGACCGGGTTTTCCTGGTGGCCGCGATGACCATCACGTTCCTGACCGCGAGCGTGCTGGAGGAGTGGTTCTACCGGGTCACGCTGCAGACCCGGCTGGAGGCGGTGGCCGGGCGGTGGCCGGCGATCGTGGCGACGTCGCTGCTGTTCGCGGCCATGCACATTCCGAGCCACCTGGGTGATGGCCACGTGTGGGTGTCGCTCGGCGCGATGATCGCGTTCCAGGGCTTCTTCGGCCTGTTCGCCGGCTATCTGTGGTCGCGCTATCGGCGGTTCGGTGCGCTGGTGGTGGTGCACGGTGCGGTCAACGCGCTGCCGTTGCTGCCGGTGTTCCTGAGCTGA
- a CDS encoding tetratricopeptide repeat protein yields MSDFAEQIRDTFRRGDSDGVVRLAEAEIARARVAGDPAGEVEALYSLARVAARGGDLEESRRLASAALDVAVRAGDRRLEERPRHVLAAVTRMSGDLVAARGLYEASIALNEELGHAETVTTETHNLAFTELHLGDLDRARELFARSREAVFARGYDAFVPYVGVGAAALASAERDHARAARMLGLAESAFAAAGQVPDPDDAEELRRIRDAAVAALGPDGFATEHDAGTALDPVSELSSARRTRTVD; encoded by the coding sequence ATGAGTGATTTCGCGGAGCAGATCAGGGACACGTTCCGGCGTGGCGACAGCGACGGCGTGGTGCGGCTCGCCGAGGCGGAGATCGCCCGCGCCCGGGTGGCCGGCGACCCGGCCGGCGAGGTCGAGGCGCTGTATTCACTGGCCCGGGTCGCGGCCCGCGGCGGCGACCTCGAGGAGTCCCGGCGGCTCGCGTCGGCCGCGCTGGACGTGGCGGTCCGGGCCGGGGACAGGCGGCTGGAGGAGCGCCCGCGGCACGTGCTGGCCGCGGTGACCCGGATGTCCGGCGACCTGGTCGCGGCGCGCGGGCTCTACGAGGCCAGCATCGCGCTGAACGAGGAGCTGGGCCACGCGGAGACGGTCACCACGGAGACGCACAATCTGGCCTTCACGGAGCTGCACCTGGGCGACCTCGACCGGGCCCGCGAGCTGTTCGCCCGCAGCCGCGAGGCGGTCTTCGCCCGGGGGTACGACGCGTTCGTGCCCTACGTCGGCGTCGGCGCGGCCGCGCTCGCCTCGGCCGAGCGCGATCACGCGCGGGCCGCGCGCATGCTGGGGCTGGCGGAGAGCGCGTTCGCGGCGGCCGGCCAGGTCCCGGACCCGGACGACGCCGAGGAGCTGCGCCGGATCCGGGACGCCGCGGTGGCGGCGCTCGGCCCGGACGGGTTCGCGACGGAGCACGACGCAGGCACCGCGCTCGACCCGGTCAGTGAGCTTTCGTCAGCCCGGCGCACCCGGACCGTCGACTGA
- a CDS encoding SDR family NAD(P)-dependent oxidoreductase, with protein MQPLEHHTQTVLITGASSGIGAEFARRLAARGSDLVLVARRADRLEALAAELRAAHGVPATALALDLSSEAPGAALAAELDRRGIAVTAVINNAGYGSWGRFHDDDPERLRRMIAVDVTAVADISRAFINRLREHGRGYLLNVTSVAAYAPVPNQAAYSATKAFVLSLTESLWAESRGTGLRVLAFAPGVTRTEFFDVVGSTDADGGSRYRTPAQVVDAALRVLDRRDPPPSAVAGRLNHALTLAGRLVTRRLGVTLAAANTLR; from the coding sequence ATGCAGCCACTGGAGCACCACACGCAGACCGTCCTGATCACCGGCGCCAGCTCCGGCATCGGCGCGGAGTTCGCCCGCCGGCTCGCCGCCCGCGGATCCGACCTGGTCCTGGTCGCCCGCCGGGCCGACCGGCTGGAAGCGCTCGCGGCCGAGCTGCGGGCGGCGCACGGCGTACCCGCGACGGCTCTGGCCCTTGATCTGTCTTCCGAGGCGCCGGGAGCCGCGCTCGCCGCGGAGCTGGACCGGCGCGGCATCGCGGTCACCGCGGTGATCAACAACGCCGGGTACGGCAGCTGGGGCCGGTTCCACGACGACGATCCGGAACGGCTGCGGCGCATGATCGCGGTCGACGTGACCGCGGTGGCGGACATCAGCCGCGCGTTCATCAACCGGCTGCGCGAGCACGGCCGCGGCTACCTGCTGAACGTGACCAGCGTGGCGGCCTACGCGCCGGTGCCGAACCAGGCCGCGTACTCCGCGACCAAGGCGTTCGTGCTCAGCCTGACCGAGTCGCTGTGGGCGGAGTCGCGCGGTACCGGGCTGCGCGTGCTGGCGTTCGCGCCGGGCGTCACCCGAACCGAGTTCTTCGACGTGGTCGGCAGCACGGACGCGGACGGCGGTTCGCGCTACCGGACGCCGGCGCAGGTGGTCGACGCCGCACTGCGCGTGCTGGACCGGCGGGACCCGCCGCCGAGCGCGGTGGCCGGGCGGCTCAACCATGCGCTGACGCTGGCCGGGCGCCTGGTCACCCGGCGGCTCGGCGTGACGCTCGCGGCGGCGAACACGCTGAGATGA
- a CDS encoding permease-like cell division protein FtsX: protein MRTLSIVAAALAAVLLLSACSSSAGGGGAVLRENPEMIVFLEPDITAGQRAEVEAALRALPGVSEVSLITKEQAYQDMTEFLENQPSAAPINKDNLSEKFTVRTTDLEAYAALRDGDTSATLAGKAGVDEVLFQCVTEAECRQELGS from the coding sequence GTGCGTACCCTCTCGATCGTCGCCGCGGCGCTCGCCGCCGTCCTGCTGCTGTCCGCCTGCTCGTCGTCCGCGGGCGGGGGTGGTGCGGTGCTCCGCGAGAACCCGGAGATGATCGTCTTCCTGGAGCCGGACATCACGGCCGGGCAGCGGGCCGAGGTCGAGGCGGCACTGCGCGCGCTGCCGGGAGTCAGCGAGGTCTCGCTGATCACGAAGGAGCAGGCCTACCAGGACATGACCGAGTTCCTGGAGAACCAGCCGAGCGCGGCGCCGATCAACAAGGACAACCTGTCGGAGAAGTTCACGGTCCGGACGACGGACCTGGAGGCCTACGCGGCGCTGCGCGACGGGGACACCTCGGCCACGCTGGCCGGGAAGGCCGGCGTGGACGAGGTCCTCTTCCAGTGCGTCACCGAGGCCGAGTGCCGCCAGGAACTCGGCAGCTGA
- a CDS encoding glycosyltransferase family 2 protein, producing the protein MRSAPTLSVVVPIYNEEAVLPSFAERLRPVLDGLGESYEVVAVDDGSRDATPLMLAAMRRSWPQLRVIRLGRNCGHQGALTAGLHRAYGDYVASIDADLQDPPEVLADMLRLAQTESLDIVYGVRTDRTTDTIFKRWTAGAYYRLMRSVVGRNVPSQAGDFRLLSRATVDVLRQLPENRPVYRLLVPWTGLPSGEVTYVRERRAAGESKYPLSKMIRLALDSVTGFTAAPLRVATWLGLAGMATCVLLALFTIFAYFNHSAVPGWASSMLITVFLGALQLLCLGLLGEYVARIYVSAQGRPNYFVGYDSASEAEIDDRPAAPVIVPHQADPDRMAPTV; encoded by the coding sequence GTGCGTTCAGCCCCGACGCTCTCTGTCGTCGTTCCGATCTACAACGAGGAGGCGGTCCTCCCCTCCTTCGCAGAGCGGCTCCGCCCGGTGCTCGACGGGCTCGGTGAGTCCTACGAGGTGGTGGCGGTCGACGACGGCAGCCGCGACGCCACCCCGCTGATGCTGGCGGCGATGCGGCGGTCCTGGCCGCAGCTGCGGGTCATCCGGCTCGGCCGCAACTGCGGGCACCAGGGCGCGCTGACCGCGGGCCTGCACCGCGCCTACGGCGACTACGTGGCCAGCATCGACGCCGACCTGCAGGACCCGCCGGAGGTGCTGGCCGACATGCTGCGCCTGGCACAGACCGAGAGCCTCGACATCGTGTACGGCGTACGCACCGACCGGACCACCGACACGATCTTCAAGCGGTGGACCGCAGGGGCGTACTACCGGCTGATGCGCAGCGTGGTCGGCCGCAACGTGCCGTCCCAGGCCGGCGACTTCCGCCTGCTCAGCCGCGCCACCGTCGACGTGCTGCGCCAGCTCCCGGAGAACCGCCCGGTCTACCGCCTGCTGGTGCCGTGGACCGGCCTGCCCAGCGGCGAGGTCACCTATGTGCGGGAGAGGCGCGCGGCCGGCGAGTCGAAGTACCCGCTGTCCAAGATGATCCGGCTCGCGCTGGACAGCGTCACCGGCTTCACCGCGGCCCCGCTGCGGGTCGCCACCTGGCTCGGCCTGGCCGGCATGGCCACCTGCGTGCTGCTGGCGCTGTTCACGATCTTCGCGTACTTCAACCACAGCGCGGTGCCCGGCTGGGCGTCGTCGATGCTCATCACGGTATTCCTCGGCGCGCTGCAGCTGCTCTGCCTGGGCCTGCTCGGCGAGTACGTGGCCCGGATCTACGTCTCCGCGCAGGGCCGGCCGAACTACTTCGTCGGGTACGACTCGGCCTCCGAGGCCGAGATCGACGACCGCCCCGCGGCGCCGGTGATCGTGCCGCACCAGGCCGACCCGGACCGGATGGCGCCGACCGTCTGA
- a CDS encoding GNAT family N-acetyltransferase codes for MDDVRDLAVIRRAVASDLDAVNDMHARCSAETRRARYHGQRDRIRAVEWAALHDPRYGFSALVTVQNHTVGLVNVIGAGPETLWEAGLLIEDSWQGRGLGTRAAAYLVWEARASGACGIEALVESDNARGKRVFSRLGAEWFREEPGVLTARIRFSVPAAVGSDRSPSRPPMGACR; via the coding sequence ATGGACGATGTTCGCGACCTCGCGGTGATCCGGCGGGCCGTGGCGTCCGATCTCGACGCCGTGAACGACATGCACGCGCGCTGCTCGGCCGAGACGCGGCGAGCCCGCTACCACGGGCAGCGGGACCGGATCAGGGCGGTGGAGTGGGCGGCGCTGCACGACCCGCGGTACGGGTTCAGCGCGCTGGTCACCGTGCAGAACCACACGGTCGGGCTGGTGAACGTGATCGGCGCCGGCCCGGAGACGCTCTGGGAGGCCGGGCTGCTGATCGAGGACTCGTGGCAGGGACGCGGGCTCGGCACCCGGGCCGCCGCCTACCTGGTGTGGGAGGCGCGCGCGTCCGGCGCCTGCGGCATCGAGGCGCTGGTCGAGTCGGACAACGCGCGCGGCAAACGGGTCTTCTCCCGGCTCGGCGCGGAGTGGTTCCGCGAGGAGCCGGGCGTGCTGACCGCGCGCATCCGGTTCAGCGTTCCGGCGGCGGTGGGTTCAGATCGATCGCCGTCCCGTCCGCCCATGGGCGCATGTCGGTGA
- a CDS encoding glycosyltransferase 87 family protein: MSSISLTASPDRAGVPADKPLPEPQDVESTAAGRSWWPALRTGTVISVASYVAWLVVTIYKQYDRKVGDPVSIADLLQAWWRFDQTKYTRIAESGYATDPVDPAFFPLYPFLIRVTDVISPGGPKTAGVVVAGIAMFAMYVLLYRFTEVEFGRDVAARTSWAMAIWPVAFYLGIGFNVSLFIALMIGTLYAIRRGHWWLAGALGGLASATRSAGLLLGLAFAYEYLRVYGFRWRWNVLAAGLMPSGLLAYMGYLWWRFDDPLRFSGVAMEPWGRELDWPWTGIVEAVQLIVTEPLVDWRTLHSIFDLAAVLLVIALLVLCFTGPWRMRQDQWVLPLLGTGLLLFAISFPAGPVTNEPLMSAPRYVMEVLAAFILLGRLRFSAFQVYTLISLPLQGVLLIHLLNNDWVV, encoded by the coding sequence GTGTCCTCCATATCCCTGACCGCGAGCCCGGACCGGGCCGGGGTCCCCGCGGACAAGCCGTTGCCCGAGCCTCAGGACGTGGAGTCGACCGCCGCCGGCCGGTCGTGGTGGCCCGCGTTGCGCACCGGCACTGTGATCTCGGTCGCGTCCTATGTGGCCTGGCTGGTCGTCACCATTTACAAACAGTACGACCGCAAGGTCGGGGATCCAGTCAGCATCGCCGATCTATTGCAGGCATGGTGGCGCTTCGACCAGACGAAATACACCCGGATCGCGGAAAGCGGCTATGCCACCGACCCGGTCGATCCGGCATTCTTTCCGCTGTATCCATTCCTGATCCGGGTGACGGACGTCATATCCCCGGGCGGCCCGAAGACGGCCGGCGTGGTCGTCGCGGGCATTGCCATGTTCGCCATGTACGTGCTGTTGTACCGCTTCACGGAAGTGGAGTTCGGACGGGACGTGGCGGCGCGGACGTCCTGGGCGATGGCGATCTGGCCGGTCGCGTTCTACCTCGGCATCGGATTCAACGTCTCGCTGTTCATCGCGCTGATGATCGGCACGCTCTACGCGATCCGCCGCGGTCACTGGTGGCTGGCCGGCGCGCTCGGCGGCCTGGCGTCCGCGACCCGCTCGGCCGGCCTGCTGCTCGGCCTCGCGTTCGCCTACGAGTACCTGCGGGTGTACGGCTTCCGCTGGCGCTGGAACGTTCTCGCCGCCGGCCTGATGCCGTCCGGCCTCCTCGCCTACATGGGATACCTGTGGTGGCGCTTCGACGACCCGCTCCGGTTCAGCGGCGTGGCCATGGAGCCGTGGGGACGCGAGCTCGACTGGCCGTGGACCGGGATCGTCGAGGCCGTCCAGCTCATCGTCACCGAACCGCTGGTGGACTGGCGCACCCTGCACAGCATCTTCGACCTGGCGGCCGTACTGCTCGTCATCGCGCTGCTGGTGCTGTGCTTCACCGGCCCGTGGCGGATGCGCCAGGACCAGTGGGTCCTGCCGCTGCTCGGCACCGGACTGCTCCTCTTCGCGATCTCGTTCCCGGCCGGCCCGGTCACCAACGAGCCGCTCATGTCCGCGCCCCGGTACGTGATGGAGGTGCTCGCGGCGTTCATCCTGCTGGGCCGCCTGCGGTTCAGCGCGTTCCAGGTCTACACGCTGATCTCGCTGCCGCTCCAGGGAGTCCTGCTGATCCACCTGCTGAACAACGACTGGGTCGTCTGA
- a CDS encoding TetR family transcriptional regulator codes for MGIRERNRRAVEREIADAAMRLFVAQGFDATTTDQIAREAGVSPRSLFRYVGSKEDIVLGDMLAAGQSVLAALRDRPAGEEPWEALRAALHVLEDNPPERALAITEMFLNTPSLRARRLEKRLAWLDLLVPEVTRRLGREPGDVPDPAAHAIVSAALACLDTAAEIWARRGGTGDVGAIFDEAVDAVRHA; via the coding sequence ATGGGAATCCGGGAACGCAACCGGCGTGCGGTCGAGCGGGAGATCGCCGACGCCGCGATGCGCCTCTTCGTGGCGCAGGGCTTCGACGCCACCACCACCGACCAGATCGCGCGGGAGGCCGGCGTCTCACCGCGCTCGCTGTTCCGCTACGTCGGGTCCAAGGAGGACATCGTGCTCGGCGACATGCTCGCGGCCGGGCAGTCCGTGCTGGCCGCGCTGCGCGACCGCCCGGCCGGCGAGGAGCCGTGGGAGGCGCTGCGCGCCGCGCTGCACGTGCTGGAGGACAACCCGCCGGAGCGTGCGCTCGCGATCACCGAGATGTTCCTGAACACGCCGTCGCTGCGGGCCCGGCGCCTGGAGAAGCGGCTCGCCTGGCTCGACCTGCTGGTCCCGGAGGTCACCCGGCGGCTCGGCCGCGAGCCCGGCGACGTGCCCGATCCGGCCGCGCACGCGATCGTCTCGGCCGCGCTGGCCTGCCTGGACACCGCCGCCGAGATCTGGGCCCGGCGCGGCGGCACCGGCGACGTCGGGGCGATCTTCGACGAGGCCGTGGACGCGGTCCGGCACGCCTGA
- a CDS encoding ArsR/SmtB family transcription factor translates to MTDARTLSDVETLKALAHPLRQRMLTRLQRHGAATSADLAAEFGVDRGAASYHLRQLERFGFLEEDTARSAGRRRYWRAVRQDVRLPRGAADPEVAAAASEVGRQWHERADADLAAYLADREAFGEFADAAHHSFGGTSLTAAELAEFGEEYIAFLKRWYREPGPGRRHVTVLFHAFPTP, encoded by the coding sequence ATGACCGACGCGCGCACGCTCTCCGACGTCGAGACGCTCAAGGCGCTCGCCCATCCGCTGCGGCAGCGGATGCTGACCCGGCTCCAGCGGCACGGCGCCGCCACCTCCGCCGACCTGGCCGCGGAGTTCGGCGTGGACCGGGGCGCGGCCAGTTACCACCTGCGCCAGCTGGAGCGCTTCGGGTTCCTCGAGGAGGACACCGCGCGGTCGGCCGGGCGCCGGCGGTACTGGCGGGCCGTGCGGCAGGACGTGCGGCTGCCGAGGGGCGCGGCCGATCCCGAGGTGGCGGCGGCCGCGTCCGAGGTCGGGCGGCAGTGGCACGAGCGCGCCGACGCCGACCTGGCGGCCTACCTGGCGGACCGGGAGGCGTTCGGCGAGTTCGCGGACGCGGCCCACCACTCGTTCGGTGGCACCTCGCTGACCGCGGCGGAGCTGGCCGAGTTCGGCGAGGAGTACATCGCGTTCCTGAAGCGGTGGTATCGCGAGCCCGGTCCCGGCCGCCGGCACGTCACCGTGCTGTTCCACGCGTTCCCCACGCCGTGA